Sequence from the Thermococcus nautili genome:
CTGTGTTTTCTCGATGGTTACCGGTTCCTCCACTGTCTTCACGTCGAGTTCTCCCTTTGTGGCCACTGGTCCGGGAGTTAGTTCAACGTCCACAGGCATTACGTTGACCCTGAAGCCGTACGTTCCAATGACGGGGCCCTCTGGTTTTGATTGCAGGTTGGACAGTATTGCAAAGCCCCGGAAGTGCAGCACCGCTCCTGAGGCGGTTGTTTCCCTCCAGATGGCTATGAAGGAATTCCCGTTTGCGCTCACTCCCACGGGCTCTGACAAGAACTCAGGCAGGGTCGTTTTTTCCCATGGCATTCCATTGGAGACCGCGACAAAGCTACCAACCACTATTCCCATCGTGTCGGTTTTTATGACCGCGTAGGTGGTGTTAAGGCCATCGTTGCAGGCCAGCCTGAACGCCTCAACGACAGTTGGCTGGAAAAGGAGGTAGTTTCCTGAAACGGTCAGCGCCGGTGCCGGTTCCGTTGAAGATGTTCTCGTGCTCAGGACGGTGACGTTTTCACTTTTTTCAGTGCAGGTTTTCTCAGGAATCAGGATGTACAGCTTGGCCCAGATGGTGGAGTTCCCGACGATTGCCCCAAGAACCGTCCCGTTTGAGGAACCTCCGAGAAAGTAGACTGTATTCCCCAGCGAGAGCGCCGATTTTATGAAGAACCCCTTGAGCGAACTCGTCACCTTCCACGTTCCAACTGGGTTGCCCTCTTTATCGAGCCTCAGGTAGTACCAGTTCCTCTCATCGTGCAGTATCAGGTAGTATCCGTCCCCAACCTTTCCAATCGCCGTGCTGTAAAGTTCTCCGGGGCCGTGAGGTATCCTGTACTCCCTGGCCCAGAGGAGTTTCCCGTTTCCGTCGAGTGCCAGGACGACCGGAACCGTGACCTGCTCGTTCCCCCTGAAGCTGTCAACGTGGGTCGCGATGAGTATCTCATTTCCCGCCTGAACAGCGTCGTCAACGGTCATTATCCAGCCCGGGCTCACGTTGAGCAGGTAATCCTTGGACCACAGGAGTTTTCCGTCCCTGTCGAGTTTAATCACCCAGATGTCTGTGTGATTTCCCTCGTCGCTCTGCCCGATGAGAAGGATTGAGCCGTTGGCGGTTGCCCTGAAAATTCTCGGTGAGGGGTGCAACGGGGCACCTTTTACGTTCTCGCCCCACTTAAGCGAGCCGTTGGGGTAGAAGTCCCCAACCCAGGCCCCCGGAACCACTGGCGTTCCATTGGAGGTCATGTTGAACGGAACAACAACCACGAAGCCTCCATCTCCATCGCTTCCTACACCCGCTATCACCTCTGGATACGTTGCCATACCTTCTGGCGGCGCAAGTATGACCGCAGAACCGCTGACAAGGCCAATCGTAAGCAATGCAACAAACACAGCTGGGGGAACCCTCCAAGACATATCTACCACCAAATCCAACTTTGCAGAGGAAATATAAAAAGATTTCTTGGGGGAACACAACTACTCGTCTAAGATGTTCAGCACGTCGAGCCTCTCGCACCAGGCTTTCTTCCCGAGCAAATCGCTAACGCTCGGCTTAGTTCTCCCCTTGTCGCCCGAAACCAGCTCCTTGATGTAGAGCCCTCCGTCGGTGACGAGACGAAGCTCGAAGTGCTTCTCGTCAACCCACCTCGCCTCGGCCTCGTGAACCTTCCTCACCCTCACCTTGTCGGCCCTCGCCTTCCTGACGCGCCAGGGCGTTCTCTGGTGTATCTCAAGCCCCTCCAGCTTCCTCGCAACTTCCTCGGCTTCCTCCGGCGTTATGCCCTCCTCGACGAGAACGAGAGCGAGGTATTCCTTCCTGTGGTTCTTAGTTAGAACCTCCTCGGCTTCCTTCGCCGAGACGAAGCGAAGATTAAGAACCTCCACCTTCCCACTCGCGTTTATCTCCTCCGCTATCTTCCGGAGGTCAACCCTTCTCCTCCTCGGGCTCTTAATTTCAACTATGAAGGGCCTTCCGTTGCCGAGGGTTCTGACATCAACGTCCTCTCTCCCCGCGCCTTTGAAGACGCACTTACCTTCGAAGGCCTTCGAAAACGCCCGACAGATTATCGAGGCTACGCTGTCCTCGAAGTCGGGCAGAGGCGTCTGGGGAATCCTGCGCACGAGCTTTCTATAACGCCCGTAAACGTAAACCGGGTTGATTTGAAGCTCTATCTCACCAGAGAACGGCTCGACTATGAAAACAAGGTCGGGGTTCTTCGAGGTCTCTTTTTCCATTGCCCTCCCAAAGGCCTTGCCGAGCTCGCGGTTGAACTCACGGTTTATCGGCTCGGCGGTGTCAATATTGAACTCCTCCCAGATAGCCTTCTCTTTCTCCTTGATTTCCTCCGGGAAGCGGGAACCGACGAGAAACGTCTCGAACTCGATATCCTTGCTCGCTTCCTCCATGGCCTCCACGAGCTCGGGAATCCTCTCAAAGACGTTGTGGCAGAGCTCACACTCCTCTGGCTCAGCTATCGGTTCTAAGCCCCTCGCGGAGCGCTCCATGTTGAGGACGAACCTTATTGCTTTCCCCCGCTCCTCGTTCGTCCCCTTACCGAGCCTGGCGAAGAGCCTGCCGAGGCAGTGGTCGCAGAGTTTGTGCTCCTCAAGAACCCTTTCGGCCTTCTCGACTATCATCGTCCCACCCTAAAGTTTTTTATTCCTCCTCCCAAGTTCCTCCGATGGCCACTCGACGGGAACGGATAATAAGCCTTTTGGAGGAGCGGGATTATTCGGTGAGCGAGTTAGCCCAGGTTCTCGGAATCCGGGGCAGGGGGAGCAAAAAGCTCATTCTGGAGGACCTCAAGGCGATTCAGAAAATCCTAAGGCGCGAGGGAAAGGTTCTGCTTGTCAAACCGGCCGAGTGCAGGAAGTGCGGTTTCGTTTTCAGGCCCGAAATCAACATTCCCTCCCGCTGTCCGCGCTGTAAGAGCGAGTGGATTGAGGAGCCGAGGTTCATGATTGCCGAGCGGTGAGGCAAAAGCCCTTATAAGCCGGGCCCCTATTCTCATCGGTTGAAGTGTACGAGGGGATGCTTATGAGGAAGGTTGAGGAGTTCATGAAGAGACATGGACTTGAGGTAGGCGACCTCGTGAGGGTCGTCAAAAGGGAAGGGGACGAGAGAATTACCTTTGAGGGCCTCGTGATGCCTCCGTACGAGCTTTCGCCCGGCGAAACGCTGACGATAAAGCTCGACAACGGCTACAACGTCGGCGTTCTCATTGATGCAATCGAGGGCGTTGAAATCCTTGAGAAGGCCGTCGAGAAGCCGAAGATGGAGTTCAAGGAAGTTCTCCCGCGGAAGGAGGGCCTCCCGAACGTCAGGATTCTCGGAACCGGAGGAACGATAGCGAGCAGGATTGACTACAAGACTGGGGCAGTTCACCCTGCTTTCACCGCCGAGGAGCTTGCGAAGGCCGTCCCGGAGATATTCGAGATGGCCAACGTTACGCCCGAGCTCATAATGAACATTTTAAGCGAGGACATGAAGCCGGCCTACTGGGCGAGGATAGCCGAGGAGGTAGCCAAAGCCCTCAACGGCGGTGAGGACGGCGTTGTGATAGCGCACGGAACTGATACAATGGCCTATACCGCCTCGGCCCTGAGCTTCATGCTGAGGAACCTTACGAAGCCGGTCGTCCTCGTTGGTGCGCAGAGGAGCTCTGACAGGCCGAGCAGTGACGCGGCCATGAACCTCACCTGTGCGGTCAGGATGGCGACGAGCGACGTTGCCGAGGTCATGGTGGTGATGCACGGCGAGACGAGCGACACCTACTGTTTAGCCCACCGTGGAACGAAGGTCAGGAAGATGCACACCAGCAGGCGCGATGCTTTCAGGAGTATAAACGACGTCCCGATAGCAAGGATATGGCCGAAAGGTGGGATAGAGTTCCTCAGGAGCGACTACAGGAGGAGAAGTGAGGGAGAAGTCATAGCCGACACGAAGATTGAGGAAAAGGTTGCAATCCTGAAAATCTACCCAGGAATCAGCGGTGAGCTCCTCGACTTCCTCGTTGATAAGGGCTACAAGGGTGTTGTGATAGAGGGAACCGGTCTCGGTCACGTTCCGCAGGACTTCATCCCCCACGTCCAGCGCGCGGTCGAGGAAGGCGTGGCAGTCTGCGTCACGAGCCAGTGCCTCTACGGCAGGGTGAACCTAAACGTCTACTCCAACGGCAGGAAGCTCCTGAAGGCGGGGGCGATACCCTGTGAGGACATGTTGCCAGAGACGGCCTACGTCAAGCTCATGTGGGTCCTCGGCCACACGAGGGAGCTTAGTGAGGTAAGGAAGATGATGCTGACGAACTACGCCGGCGAGATTACGCCCTACACGAGGTACGACACGTTCTTGAGGTGATGAAGATGACCGAGAAGTTCGATTACAAGGAGCTCGGCCTTAAGGTCGGTCTTGAGATTCACAGACAGCTCGATACCAAGAAGCTGTTCTCGCTCGTTCCGAGCGAGCTGACCGAGAAGGTGGACTTCACCTTTGAAAGACGCCTCAGGCCCACGATGAGCGAGCTCGGCGAAATTGACCCCGCGGCACTTGAGGAGTTCAAGAAGGGGAGGAAGTACATTTACGAAGGCAACTACGAGCTGAGCGACCTCGTTTATATGGACGAGGAACCGCCAAGGGGACCTGACAGAGAGGCTTTGGAGGTTACACTTCAGATTGCCTACCTGCTGAACGCCAAGCCCGTTGACGAGGTCCACTTCATGCGTAAAATCGTCATTGACGGCTCGAACGTTTCGGGCTTCCAGAGGACGGCGATAATAGCGCTCGACGGAAGGGTTGATACTCCATGGGGAAGCGTTGGAATCCCGACGATATGCCTTGAGGAAGACGCCTGCAGAATCGTCGAGAGGAAGGAGAAGGAGGTAATCTACCGCCTCGACCGCCTCGGCATCCCGCTCGTTGAGATAAGCACGACACCGGACATACACCACCCGGAGCAGGCTAAGGTGGTCGCGAAGTACATCGGCGACGCCCTGAGGGCCACCCGGAAGGTCAAGCGCGGTCTCGGAACGATAAGGCAAGATTTGAACGTCTCGATTAAAGGTGGCACCCGCGTCGAGATTAAGGGAGTGCAGGAGCTCGACATGATTCCGCTCATCATCGAGAGGGAAGTTGAGAGACAGCTTAACCTGCTCAAGATAAGGGACGAGCTCCGTGAGAGGGGTGTTAAGCCTGAGGACATTAAGGAGGAGTTCTACGACGTTACCGACGTCTTCGAGAACACTGAGTCCAAGATAATCGCCCGGACGATAAAGAAGGGCGGTAAGGTTTTGGCAGTCAAACTGCCGAAGTTCAGGGGTTTAATCGGCAGGGAAATTCAGCCCGGCAGGAGGCTCGGCACTGAGATGGCCGACAGGGCCAAGAAGTACGTGAAGGGCATCTTCCACATCGATGAGTTACCGAATTATGGAATTACAGAAAAAGAGGTTAATGCAGTTATTGAAAAACTCAACCTCGGAGAGCTCGACGCCTTCGTTCTCGTTGCGGCGGACGAGGAAACGGCAAAGAAGGCCCTCCGCGAGGTGATTAAGCGCGCGAGAGAAGCTATAGAGGGCGTCCCAGAGGAGACGAGGAGGGCCCTGCCCGACGGAAACACTCAATACATGCGCCCGCTCCCCGGAAAGGCGAGGATGTATCCTGAAACGGACATACCCTCGATTTTCATTCCGCCTGAGGAGAAGGAGAGAATTAAGGCCAACCTGCCAGAGCTCCCGCAGGAGAGGGTTGAGCGCTACGTGAAGGAGTATGGGATTGACAAAAGCCTGGCAGAGACCCTCGTAAACGACGAGCGCGACGAGCTCTTCGAGGAGCTCGTGAAGAAGGGAGTAAAACCCTCGCTGGCCGCTTCAATCCTCGTGGTCGTCCTCAAGGGCCTCAAGAAGGAGGTTCCGATTGAGAACATCACGGACGAGCACATCAGAGAAGCATTTGAGCTTTACCTCGACGGTAAGATTGCCAAGGAGGCCTTTGAGGAGATATTCAAGGAGCTTGCGAAGAATCCGGAGAAGACCGCCGAGCAGGTGGCAGAGGAGAAGGGTCTAACGCTCCTCAGCGAGGAAGAGGTTGAGAAAATCATTGATGAGGTAATCCAGGCAAACATAGACGTCATCAAGGCCAAGGGAATGGGCGCGATGGGCATGATAATGGGAAGGGCAATGGCAAAGCTCCGCGGAAGGGCCGACGGCAAGCTCGTGAGCACCTTAGTGAGAAGGAAGATTCGGGAGCTGAGCGGGAGCTAACTTTTTAAGTTCTTTTTCTTACTTTTATTGATGGTTAAGGCAAAGTTCGTTGTCAGATACTTCGTGGTCGACTCTAGGGATGTTGATGTCAGAAAACTGGCGGGGACTTATATAGCCCTGCCTAGCCCTGACGTGGAGAGCCTGTACTGGGCACTTTATCAGATTCTCATGTCGGAGAGTAGTGCAACGGTTATCAAAACGCCAGAAGACATCTATTACGTCGCTGAAGGCGCTCACGTTATTAAAAACGCCAAGGAGAGCTATGAGTTCATTATACGTAGAGAAAACGGGCTAAGGAGGGTTGCTGAAGAAATACTCGGTGTGAAGAGGCTCAAGCTCGACACCGTTGTGAATATCGTCCAGGCCGCTCTTTGGGGTTTGGCAATCCTCCTCGGCTACTTGGGCTACAAAAACGACGCTCTCAACGAGGTTTCCTCATACATGGCCCTTCTCTTTCTGCTCTCTGGGGTTATTGAGAACTTCAGAAGGGGCTACAAAAAGCGGGAGCGGGTCAGAGCATCGGCTCCTCATCACGCCTCAGAGTGAGGGAAAAGCGCTCATCATCCCCGTTTCCGTTTTCCCTCTGCCCTTTTAAAGCCTGCCTTACCAACGCGGGGCGAAAACCATTTAAAGCGTGAAGTCGTTTTCTCTCCGATGAAGTTCGTCAACGCCGTCCCAATCCTCTACTACGAGCTCAACGTTCCGCCGGAGAGGGTTAGGGAGGCCTTTCCTTTGGCACTTGAGTTCAAGAACCCTACTCCAGAGAGCTTCTCAATCGTGCAGCCACCTGGAAAGAACGCGGGACTGCTCGTGATTGATGTCAAAGCTGAAAACCGCTACGTCTTCGTCCTTTCGGTTAAAGATGAGCTGGTTTTAATCAACGAAACCTTACCGAGAGTCTTTGTAATCCATCCAAAGAACCTCGGAGAGTTTTTCAGGGCCCTCGCTGAGGACGAGCTTGAGAGCCTCAAGGGCACCAAGAGGAAGGGAAAGTGGTGGCGTTTTCTCATAGACTTCGCCGCAACTTCGGGGGTCATTTACATCGAGAACGAGCTTCACATAGGCTTCTGGACGGCGATTCTCCTGGCTGTAATCTTCGCGGAGGTTGAGTACCTCTTCGGCCCCAAGCAGGTCAAGGGACCTGCCACTGAGCTCGATGAGAAGACAGTCAGGAAAATGTACGAGGTTTCGGAGAAGAAGGGAAAGGTGGTGAAGGTCTCCCTTTAGCGTCCCAGCTCCTTGTGGGCTTTCGCGAGGTGCTTCGCCGCTATCGCCGCGAGGAGCGAGAGTTCCCCAGCCAAAACCGCTCCCGCAACTATCTCCGCGAACTTCTTGGCGTTTGTTCCAGGTGGGTCGCCCCCTCCAGCGACGCCCATAATGCTTAAAGCCTCCCTCTGGGTCGGGACGCGCGTTCCTCCCCCAACCGTTCCGATTTCGAGGCTCGGCATTGTTATGCTGATGTAGAGGTCTCCCTCAGGCGTAACTTCGGCGAGGGTTATGCCGTGTGAACCTTCGGTAATCTGTGCCTCGTCCTGCCCCGTGGCGAGGAATATTGCCCCGACTATATTGCCGAAGTGGGCGTTGAAGCCGTAAGAGCCGGCCTGGGCCGACCCGACGAGGTTCTTGCGGTAGTTCACCTCCGCTATGAGTTCTGGCGTCGTCTTCAGCTTCCTCTCGACTATCTCACGCGGAATTATTGCCTCCGCTATCACCGTCTTACCGCGTCCGTTGATGAAGTTCATCGCGTTGGGTTTCTTGTCAACGCAGAGGTTGCCAGAGAGAGCGAGATAGCGAACGTCGGGGAACTTCTCTTCGATGACCTTCATTATCTCCTCGCTCGCTATCGTCACCATGTTCATTCCCATAGCGTCGCCGGTCTCGAACTCGAAGCGCAGGTATAGGTTGTTGCCCACTATGAAGGGCTTAACGTCCCTGAGCTTTCCGTGCCTGGTGACCTTGCTGACGGCCTTCTCCTGGAGGTAGTCGATGTTCTCCTTCACCCACTCCGCGACTTCCCTCGCCCTCCTCGCGTCAGGGCACTTGAGGAGCGGTGCACGGGTCATCTTGTCGTCGATAAGCGTCGTTTTGACGCCACCTGCCTCGGTCAGGGCGGAGCAACCGCGGTTCACGCTGGCAACGAGCGCCCCCTCTGTTGTGGCGAGGGGTATGTAGAACTCGCCCTTCGCGTACTCGCCGTTGATTTTGAGCGGTCCGGCAACGCCCATGGGTATCTGGACGACGCCTATCATGTTCTCGATGTTCCTGCCGATGACCTGCTCGGGGTCTATGCTGTAGTGCCCGATGTGTTCGAGCTTCACGCCGAGCTTTTTCTCAAGGGCCTTTCTCCTGACCTCGGTCGCGGTTCTCTTGTCCGTGTACTTCTCAACCTGGTGGAGCTTTACCTCTCCCTTAACGACCTTCTCAACGAGCTCCTCAAACTCCATTTCAACACCCCCAGAATCAGCCGAAAATCCATTCCTCGAGGACTTCTCCGATTTCCTTGAACGCGACGGCGGCGTCGCTGTTGGGGAGGTACTTGATTATCGGAACTCCAACGTTTATGGACTCGGGGACGTTGTAGTCGAAGGGAACCCACCCGAGAACCGGGACGTCCAAATCCTCTTCTATGGCTTCTATTATCTTATCAACGACATCGGCGCTCTCGCGAACCTTATTCAGGACGACGCCGATGTTGAGGTTGTACTTCTCCCCGAGGGCCTTCAGTTTTTCTATCTCGTTCTTAACCATAGTCTCGAACGAGTAAATCGGAGAACGCTCTATTTCAACGACTATAAGCTGATAGTTGGCGACCTGAAACGTTGGGAGGGTATCAAAGGGAACACCCGTGGGGGAGTCGACAAAAACGACGCCGAACTTGTACTTCACCCTCTCAAGGATGTCAACGAGCCTCCTCGGAGAGATTCCAAGGACGTCCTGAAGCTGTGTGCTCCCCGGCATCACGTAGACGCCGGTTTCCTTGTGGCGGTATATGGCCCACTCCGGGTCAACGTCCGGGTTCTTTAGGAGGGTGTGGACTGTGTATTTAACCGTGTCTAGGGCGAAGTGAAAACCGAGGTTGGGCAGGTAGAGGTCGCCATCAACGGCCAGAACGCGGTACTCCTTCATGGCAAGGTAAGAGCTAAGGTTCGCCGTTGTGGTTGTTTTGCCGGCTCCGCCACGCCCCGTTACGACTATCAGTGCCATCGCTACCCCTCTAAGCTTCTCTGTTGGGAGTTGAGGATATAAGGTTTCCGATTGAACTTCCGTCGGTACGTCGCTTTCTGCGTATGCACCTACACAATTCTGTCCAGTGATGGGCCTTAAGGACTCGATGAACACAAAAGGTTTATATCGTCCCCGTTTAGATTCCCATTGTAAGGTTAAGGAGATGGTTGCCATGGCTGAAAAAATGCCCGCTATTATGAAGACCAAACCTGCCTACGGGGCGGAGCTCGTTGAGGTTGACGTTCCCAAGCCCGGGCCGGGCGAGGTTCTTATCAGGGTTCTCGCGACGAGCATCTGCGGAACCGACCTCCACATCTACGAGTGGAACGAGTGGGCGCAGAGCAGGATTAAACCGCCCCAGATTATGGGCCACGAGGTCGCTGGAGAGGTCATCGAGGTTGGCCCAGGTGTTGAGGACCTTCAGGAGGGCGACTACATAAGTGCGGAGACACATATCGTCTGTGGAAAGTGCTACGCCTGCAAGCACAACCGCTACCACGTCTGCCAGAACACCAAGATTTTCGGCGTCGATATGGACGGTGTCTTCGCGACCTACGCCATCGTTCCGGCCCAGAACGCCTGGAAGAACCCCAAGGACATGAAGCCCGAATACGCCTCACTCCAGGAGCCCCTTGGCAATGCAGTTGATACCGTTCTTGCCGGCCCGATAGCGGGCAGGAGCACACTCATAACCGGAGCCGGCCCGCTCGGACTGCTCGGTATAACCGTCGCGAAGGCGAGCGGTGCTTACCCGGTCATCGTGAGCGAGCCAAGCGACTTCAGGAGAAAGCTCGCCAAGAAGGTTGGGGCGGACTACGTTATCAATCCTTTTGAAGAAGACCCTGTTGAGGTCGTCATGAGCATAACCGACGGAGCGGGAGTTGAGGTCTTCCTCGAGTTCAGTGGTGCCCCCAAGGCCCTTGAGCAGGGCCTTAAGGCGACGACCCCTGGAGGAAGGGTCTCCCTGCTCGGGCTGTTCCCGAGGGACGTTACGCTCGACTTCAACAACCTGATAATCTTTAAGGCCCTTGAAGTTCACGGCATCACCGGAAGGCACCTCTGGGAGACATGGTACACCGTCTCAAGTCTCATCCAGAGCGGAAAGCTCAACCTCGACCCGATTATCACCCACAAGTACAAAGGCTTTGACAAGTTTGAAGAGGCCTTCGAGCTCATGCGCGCCGGAAAGACCGGCAAGGTCGTTTTCTTCCCGAAGGAGTGATTTTTCCTCCTTTTCTTTCACCGCAATTCTTAAGTAAACCCTTCCCCACTTCCCCCGGAGGTGTTGGAATGGAGCTGAGTTATCAGGAGAAGCTCACCCTCATCAAGCTCAACGAACTGAAAAAAGCGAAATTCGAGGAACTCGTTAAAGAGACCGGTCTCGAGCAGGTAGCGGTCATGAGGGCAGTTCTCGGCCTGCAGGCAAAGGGTTTGGCCAAGCTCCACGAGAGGAGCGAGAGGGTCGTTAAGCTCACCGAGACCGGGAAGAAGTACGCCGAAATCGGCCTTCCAGAGTGGAGGGCCTTAAAGCTTCTCCGCGGGAGGGGAAAGGTCACGCTCGACGACCTCAGGGAGGTTCTCAGCGACGACGAGCTCAAGCCGATAGTTGGCCTCCTCAGGAAGGAGGGCTGGGCGAGCGTCAGGAAGGAGGACGGTAAGCTAATTCTCGAAATCACGGAGAAGGGGCTTGAAGCTGGGGAAAGGCCCATTGACAGGGCCCTAAAGCTCCTCGCCGAGAAGGGAGTCGTTCCGGTTAACGAAATCGAGAAGCTCGTTCCCGTCAAGGAGCTTAAGAGGAGAAAAATCGGCGAGGAGGAAACTGTAACCGAGAGGGAAGTCGAGATTACACCGGCAGGCGAGGAGCTGGCTCCGAAGGTGGAGCTGAAGCGGGAGGTTTCTGTTCTAACTCCGGAACTCATAAAGTCCGGCAAATGGAGGGAAGTTGAGTTCAGGAAGTTCGACATAAAGGCCCCTGTGAGGAGGATTTACCCGGGCAAGAAGCAACCCTACAGAGCGTTCCTCGACAAGATAAGGAGAAGGCTCATCGAGATGGGCTTCATCGAGATGACTGTTGAGAGCATGATTGAGACCCAGTTCTGGAACTTCGATGCCCTATTCCAGCCCCAGAACCACCCCGCCCGCGAATGGACCGACACATACCAGCTCAAGTACCCGAAGAGCGGGCACCTGCCCGATGAGGAGCTCGTTGAGAGGGTTAAGACCGCCCACGAGCGCGGTCTGGCCGGCTCGCGTGGCTGGGGCTACGTCTGGTCTCCGGAGAGGGCGATGCTCCTCATGCCGAGGGCGCACGGTACTGCCCTTGACGCGAGACAGCTCGCGAAAGGTGTCGAGATTCCAGGGAAGTACTTCACGATTCAGCGCGTTTTCAGGCCGGACGTCCTCGATAGGACTCACCTCATCGAGTTCAACCAGATTGACGGCTTCGTCGTCGGCGAAGAGTTGAACTTCAGGCACCTCCTCGGAATCCTCAAGCGCTTCGCTGTCGAGATAGCTGGGGCCAGGAAGGTTAAGTTCCTGCCCGACTACTACCCGTTCACCGAGCCCAGCGTCCAGATGAGCGCCTACCACCCTGAACTTGGCTGGGTTGAGTTCGGCGGTGCCGGAATCTTCCGCGAGGAGATGACTAAGGCTTTGGGCATAGACGTCCCGGTCATCGCGTGGGGAATCGGAATCGACAGGCTGGCCATGTTCAAGCTCGGAATAGACGACATACGCTACCTCTTCAGCTACGACCTCCGCTGGCTGAGGGAAGCAAAGCTGGTGTGGTGAGCGAAATGGCACAGAGCGTAAGGTACGACCCTGACGTTGATATCCTTTACGTTCAGCTCTCAAAGAAGAAGCCCGTTGATGCCGATATGAAAGGGGATGTGGTCATAGACCTCGATGAAAACGGAGAGGTCGTTGGCTTCGAGATATGGCGCGCGAGGGAGCTAATCCTGCCGGAGTTCATGAAGTTCATCGAGAAGATAAAGGCCGAAAGGGCCCACGTGGAGGGTTGAAGATGCCAAAGTTCGACGTGTCAAAGCGGGATTTGGAGAGGCTTGTCGGTAGGGAATTCACGGTCGAGGAGTGGGAGGACCTCTTCCTCTACGCCAAATGCGAGCTGGACGACGTGTGGGAGGAGAACGGTGAAATCTACTTCAAGGCCGACTCCAAGGACACGAACAGGCCCGACCTCTGGAGCGCTGAGGGGATAGCAAGGCAGATACGGTGGGCGCTCGGCTTCCAGAGGGGCCTGCCGGAATACGAGGTCGAGAAAAGCGACGTTACCGTTTACGTTGACGAGAGGCTGAAGGATATCCGTCCATACGGTGTTTACGCAATCGTTGAGGGGTTGAGCCTCGACGAAGAGGCTCTCAAGCAGATGATTAACCTCCAGGAGAAGGTGGCTCTGACCTTTGGAAGGAGGAGAAGGGAGGTAGCAATAGGCATCTTCGACTTCGACAAGGTGAAGCCCCCGATATACTACAGGGCGGGGGAGAAAACCGAGAAGTTCGTCCCGCTCGGCTTCGAGGAGGAGCTTACACTGGAGGAAATCCTTGAAAAGCACGAGAAAGGGAAAGAGTACGGTCATCTGATTAAGGACAAGCCCTACTACCCTCTCCTCGTGGACAGCGAGGGTAAGGTCCTATCGATGCCCCCGATAATCAACTCCGAAACGACAGGAAGGGTGACAACGGAGACGAGGAACGTCTTCGTCGACGTCACCGGCTGGGATTTGAACAAGGTCATGCTCGCCCTTAACGTCGTCGTTACTGCCCTGGCAGAGCGCGGAGGAAAGATTAGGAGCGTTAAAGTCGTTTATCCCGACTTTGAGATTGAAACGCCCGATTTAACTCCCAAGTCCTTCGAGGTCGAGCTGGACTACGTAAGAAAGCTCGCCGGCCTAGAGCTGAGCGACGGCGAAATCAGGGACCTCCTCGAGAGGATGATGTACGAGGTGAAGCTTGAGGACGGTAAAGCAAAGCTCCTCTATCCTGCCTTCCGCGACGACATAATGCACGCCAGGGACGTTCTGGAAGATGTCCTCATCGCCTACGGCTACAACGAGATTGAGCCTGAGGAGCCGAAGCTTGCCGTCCAGGGCAGGGGCGA
This genomic interval carries:
- a CDS encoding tRNA pseudouridine(54/55) synthase Pus10, with protein sequence MIVEKAERVLEEHKLCDHCLGRLFARLGKGTNEERGKAIRFVLNMERSARGLEPIAEPEECELCHNVFERIPELVEAMEEASKDIEFETFLVGSRFPEEIKEKEKAIWEEFNIDTAEPINREFNRELGKAFGRAMEKETSKNPDLVFIVEPFSGEIELQINPVYVYGRYRKLVRRIPQTPLPDFEDSVASIICRAFSKAFEGKCVFKGAGREDVDVRTLGNGRPFIVEIKSPRRRRVDLRKIAEEINASGKVEVLNLRFVSAKEAEEVLTKNHRKEYLALVLVEEGITPEEAEEVARKLEGLEIHQRTPWRVRKARADKVRVRKVHEAEARWVDEKHFELRLVTDGGLYIKELVSGDKGRTKPSVSDLLGKKAWCERLDVLNILDE
- the gatE gene encoding Glu-tRNA(Gln) amidotransferase subunit GatE, coding for MTEKFDYKELGLKVGLEIHRQLDTKKLFSLVPSELTEKVDFTFERRLRPTMSELGEIDPAALEEFKKGRKYIYEGNYELSDLVYMDEEPPRGPDREALEVTLQIAYLLNAKPVDEVHFMRKIVIDGSNVSGFQRTAIIALDGRVDTPWGSVGIPTICLEEDACRIVERKEKEVIYRLDRLGIPLVEISTTPDIHHPEQAKVVAKYIGDALRATRKVKRGLGTIRQDLNVSIKGGTRVEIKGVQELDMIPLIIEREVERQLNLLKIRDELRERGVKPEDIKEEFYDVTDVFENTESKIIARTIKKGGKVLAVKLPKFRGLIGREIQPGRRLGTEMADRAKKYVKGIFHIDELPNYGITEKEVNAVIEKLNLGELDAFVLVAADEETAKKALREVIKRAREAIEGVPEETRRALPDGNTQYMRPLPGKARMYPETDIPSIFIPPEEKERIKANLPELPQERVERYVKEYGIDKSLAETLVNDERDELFEELVKKGVKPSLAASILVVVLKGLKKEVPIENITDEHIREAFELYLDGKIAKEAFEEIFKELAKNPEKTAEQVAEEKGLTLLSEEEVEKIIDEVIQANIDVIKAKGMGAMGMIMGRAMAKLRGRADGKLVSTLVRRKIRELSGS
- a CDS encoding CGP-CTERM sorting domain-containing protein → MSWRVPPAVFVALLTIGLVSGSAVILAPPEGMATYPEVIAGVGSDGDGGFVVVVPFNMTSNGTPVVPGAWVGDFYPNGSLKWGENVKGAPLHPSPRIFRATANGSILLIGQSDEGNHTDIWVIKLDRDGKLLWSKDYLLNVSPGWIMTVDDAVQAGNEILIATHVDSFRGNEQVTVPVVLALDGNGKLLWAREYRIPHGPGELYSTAIGKVGDGYYLILHDERNWYYLRLDKEGNPVGTWKVTSSLKGFFIKSALSLGNTVYFLGGSSNGTVLGAIVGNSTIWAKLYILIPEKTCTEKSENVTVLSTRTSSTEPAPALTVSGNYLLFQPTVVEAFRLACNDGLNTTYAVIKTDTMGIVVGSFVAVSNGMPWEKTTLPEFLSEPVGVSANGNSFIAIWRETTASGAVLHFRGFAILSNLQSKPEGPVIGTYGFRVNVMPVDVELTPGPVATKGELDVKTVEEPVTIEKTQGVPVKVFTTEESSEGSICGPGIILLLSLLVALRRRG
- a CDS encoding transcriptional regulator — protein: MATRRERIISLLEERDYSVSELAQVLGIRGRGSKKLILEDLKAIQKILRREGKVLLVKPAECRKCGFVFRPEINIPSRCPRCKSEWIEEPRFMIAER
- the gatD gene encoding Glu-tRNA(Gln) amidotransferase subunit GatD, whose protein sequence is MRKVEEFMKRHGLEVGDLVRVVKREGDERITFEGLVMPPYELSPGETLTIKLDNGYNVGVLIDAIEGVEILEKAVEKPKMEFKEVLPRKEGLPNVRILGTGGTIASRIDYKTGAVHPAFTAEELAKAVPEIFEMANVTPELIMNILSEDMKPAYWARIAEEVAKALNGGEDGVVIAHGTDTMAYTASALSFMLRNLTKPVVLVGAQRSSDRPSSDAAMNLTCAVRMATSDVAEVMVVMHGETSDTYCLAHRGTKVRKMHTSRRDAFRSINDVPIARIWPKGGIEFLRSDYRRRSEGEVIADTKIEEKVAILKIYPGISGELLDFLVDKGYKGVVIEGTGLGHVPQDFIPHVQRAVEEGVAVCVTSQCLYGRVNLNVYSNGRKLLKAGAIPCEDMLPETAYVKLMWVLGHTRELSEVRKMMLTNYAGEITPYTRYDTFLR